In Amphiura filiformis chromosome 1, Afil_fr2py, whole genome shotgun sequence, the following are encoded in one genomic region:
- the LOC140160788 gene encoding HIG1 domain family member 1A, mitochondrial-like, translating to MAADKTQNTAHIVDYGQFDEDESGTEKFWRKAINEPFVPAGILGTCGVLAWGAYRFKHRAGTKPSIFLLQLRVMSQSMIVGAMVIGALSHMYKYKADQAAKAQGAKK from the exons ATGGCTGCAGACAAGACACAAAACACCGCTCATATCGTAGATTATGGTCAGTTTGATGAAGACGAGTCGGGCACAGAAAAATTCTGGAGAAAAGCAATTAATGAACCATTTGTTCCTGCTG GCATTTTGGGAACATGTGGTGTTCTAGCATGGGGTGCTTACCGATTCAAACACAGGGCAGGTACCAAACCATCAATATTTCTTCTTCAGCTCCGAGTCATGTCGCAATCCATGATTGTAGGTGCAATGGTTATTGGTGCCCTCAGCCATATGTATAAATATAAAGCAGATCAAGCTGCCAAGGCGCAGGGGGCAAAGAAATAG